From the Hippocampus zosterae strain Florida chromosome 13, ASM2543408v3, whole genome shotgun sequence genome, the window ctctctctctctctctctctctctctctctctctctctctctctctctctctctctctctctctctctctctctctctctctctcgccctgTCAGTCAAGTCTTCACGATACTAATTCCACAATCCTCAACAGCCTCGTTTGTCGACAAACAACATTCAAGTTTACATTGGTGATGCAAGCCAAGTCTACATATTAATTCTATTCTCATGAGAATTTAGTAGGATATCACACTTAAGTCATGCACCAAAACaagtgattcattcattcacagttgGGGGTTGCctgaaaacatgatttttttttttggtgccaattAACAAAAGGACAAGATATTGAAAACCACAAATTCAACATTAATCTAAAATCTCATGGAAATGCGGGACAAACTGATCTAATTAAAATGTTTCACTTGGCATGCAATAATGATTCTATTTTCAAGACAATAAATGCGCACGTACAACAATATACAGCGATGACGGTTTGTGAATCAGTGTTTGCTTATTTgccaaaaaatggaaaaaactcagcttatgcactattgaaaaaatatttacattctaCGTCATGTCTGTTTAAGTCCAACAGTTGTCTCTTCGGTGAAATGAAAGGCGTCTTCCCTCAATTAGTGTACAATACTACACGAcgatatttcaatattttacatCCGTCATTGCAAACCCTGTTTTGGCATGAGTCACCCTTCTTCCACCATTTAAGAACTTTTCAGTGGGATGCGGTTTCATGTCTGAGATTTTGAAGTTGCATTttagatataatttttttaatagtttaaaTTTGGCAGGGGGTTACCAACACTGAGATGTCAAATTTTGAAGACTTATTTTCACCTGGCGTGTATTTAATAgaaggtggcccagtggttagggtgtcaacctcacagtgcagaggttcaattccagctccggcctccctgtgtgttttccccgggcctgcatggggtttctccgggtacgtcagtttccttctacattccaaaaaacatgcatggcaggctgattgaatactcgtatttgtccctagatgtgagtgtgtgcgcggatggttgttcgtcattgcgtgccctgcgattggctggcaaccggttcagggtgtcccccgcctactgccccaagatagccgggataggctccagcaccccctgacACCCTtgtgatcagaaaatggatggatgtatttaaaAGAGATCACTTTTCACTGCATCGCAGGCATTGTAACATGGTATTCGAAAGCCCTTATTTATGGCAATGTTTAACGTTCAGTACGATTTCCTACTAAATTGTGGTGAGAACAGCTTAGAATGTCTTTGAGAATGATCTGTGTACCTTTATAATGTTCTGTTCAATGAAGTGCTGTCATCTAGGAAGGAAATGATCCCTAAAAATCATCgaaaaatgctcatttcggccAGTTAAAGTAGCAATCTGTTTTGACTATCACCTCGAGCACATCAAGAGTACTTGAGACATGATCACAAGTTTTAAAAACCACTTTGAGTGTGGCTTCAAAACGTATGCAAGGACCGCTTGCTTCAATTGAACATCAATGGAAATAGTTGAATGTTATTGCACCGTAAGGCGTCTCAAGTCTCTTGGCCGCCACCTCACAGCCGCAATCACCTTTGGTCTGGAAAACACTAAACAGCAGAGGCAGACGGAGAGGATGAGGTAGACAACCACGTGGACTAGGCAGATGCTCCACAATTGATTACACCATTCCTGCCCTTTTTCAGTTTCTTTGTACAAGTTAAACGTCTGGGTCTCCTGGCCCCCAAATAGTCATCAGAATGACCTTCGTTTCCAACCCACCAATTTCCTTCCGATCTACTCTCAGTTCAGATCAACTcattatgtacacacacacacacacaaaaagaagttTAGAATACAACACTAATTTGTTTTTCTGAGTTTTCCTTCCAATTGCATAGCTGATATGTGGATTGGAGCTCCTTCGCTTGAAAGCTAATCAATTAATGTTAGAAACGAGGGGATCACTGATGATCTGTGTGTGGTAGACGAAAAGACTGAACAGAATATTTAGTATGCAGGTGCATGTCAACAAAATAGAATATTGTAGAAAAAGTCAGTCATTTCAGTTGCTCAATTCATAAAGTGAAACCCAGATTGAGTCCTTGTTGACGTAATAGTCAGATTGAGGCAAGTGTTTTCCTCAACTGCAAgctatgaaataaaatcatgacGTTTTTCACTGTGCGTCGTGAAAAGAATACTCACTGAGGTCTCACTTTTCGTTAAACGTGTGAAATAAATGCTGTTTCCTCCAGTGTTCAAATTGATCACTCGTGCCTGTGTTCATATGTGGCATGCTGTACATGTGACAGTGGCACGGATGACACCCGTTGCTAAGCGATGACTAAAAAGTGACGATACATTTACGAGTGTATAGTTGCGCACAAATCAAGCTAACTACAAGGGGCTCCTCCCTCCCATGTCTGCCTGTCCAGATTGAATATGTTATCCCATCCATCAGtccctccctccatccatcaAATCCGGCACCCCAAATATCTGtagtcatcgtcatcatcatttcGTTCTTTGAGGACTTCTCCGGTGGACACAGTCTAAGGCTAGGCTTAGCGTCTTTAGGCTGAGGCTAGACTACATTAGAGAGGACAGCTGCGCTAACAGCAGGCGAGGGGGCTCTCTGCGGGCTACCTGCTAAAGAGTGAGGAGTGGAGCTGGTGATGATGGCTGTAACACTGACTGGTCCGAGGCGACTCAGTGCGATCCATCACCGTCTGGAACCAACCGGCCACGTCCACGTCCAGCACCTCGTAACGTCGTATGAAGCTGTGCTCCTACAATAAGGGAAGGTAATATTGCCCTAGAtgatttgattgaaaaaaagaaaaaaaatagagagaaaAAATCCCCACGAATAATCCTTTGATTACTCAGGCTAAATTTAGCTCCACGGTGACATACAAAGACCTTAGTCTCAGAGAAGAGATGGATCACTTTGACGATACTTCCTTGGCACCAATTACGTACCCGTTAGCTAGGACTTGGTGACATGTGGCTAAGCTCCACGGTGACATACAAAGACCTTAGTCTCAGAGAAGAGATGGATCACTTTGACGATACTTCCTTGGCACCAATTACGTACCCGTTAGCTAGGACTTGGTGACATGTGGCTAAGTTCCACAGAAACTCATGCAAACTATCAACTAGTGACCCACAAATGGGCAAGAGTTTAACTATATGCCATACTGATCGGTGTGTTTGGATGAAGTCAAGCTGGCATCAACTGGGTTAACCGATTTGTGTTacgtttgcatttttgtgtcaCGTTGGAAAATATCCGATAGATGGAATGGATTTTATCCACTTTTGAACGATACATAACTccaatccatgttttttttctatttatggTGTTATGAGACATATCCCGAATTTTCTACTGGAgaacgtaaaaaataaaaaataaaatcctgaaTTTTGTCACTTGAACCATGAAGTGTAAATCATGAGGTCAGTCCAAAATATAGCTCATTCAAAACTTACTAGCAACTGGTGGTATTTTGGCCTTTTTCTGTGATCCTTAGTGAGGCTGgggggaaacaacaacaacaggttCCTGTGAATAGGagtgtttattttgtgtgtagGTGTATTTGTGTGTAGCTCACCAATCTTTGACGAAGGACTGGAAGTCGAGGGAGAATCCCATACTGAGAGGCAGCAGAGGGGGGTCTTCCTGCAGCACTTTGGTCAGAACCTCAAAGTCTGTCTTGCAGTTCTTGTAGGGAAACTGCCCTGTAGCCAATTCCACCTAGCGCACACCAGATGGCATTGACCGTCATCTGCAGTAATTCGTTTAATCAACTGCATCACTTTCATTTTTCTGAAGTTCCATCTGTGACATTACCCAAACTGTGTTCACAAGAATTTAGAAGTACCGTACACATTTTCTAATGAccatattttgtaattattcttGATGTGAGATGGTCATGAGCCAACAAAAAGCACGTATCCAAATGTTgaatccatttatttatttataatccgcaacacaaataaatgtatttcttgTTGCCTCAGAATGTTGAAGTTTTTAAATGAGCGAATTCTGAGAtgtgttctttttgtttgtacaCTTTTACCTCCGGCAAACAAAAATGAGCGGGAGTAATCCGACCATCAACTGCTTTATGGTTGGCAGAATAACAAAATCATGACACAAATTATTTCCATAGCGCTTTGTACAGTTACAGTGTAGAGCAAATCTGGATGAAGCTGCAATTTGAGGAATTATGTACACAGTCCACTTGCAGACAGCTAAAATGTGTTTGGCCCGAGCAATGGTCTATGTTATgtgacaatgtatttttttccccccaaaccaTAAAAGTCCTAGTTTAAATTTATAAATCAAgctcaactttttatttttttaaaacaatttccaactatttatgttaaccgttttgttaagcgctttgttacagctgtcgctgttgtgaaagcgctatataaatcagcatgtattgtattgtattgtattgtaatgaatctccatcctctgtgtcacaatCATTCAATTGGAAATTAATTCtagaaatgtttaaaatatatttggagCGGGTCGCACTTTTTCCTCACAGTTGTGAGGTCCAGTGTTTGAATCCTGTGTATAGAATGCACGTTCTTCCTGCATGTTAGGGCCATTGAAAGGTTGTCCGTAGATGTTAATTGGACTTTGAAGGATTGGTTTCCTtgtcctgtgactgactggcgaccagtccagggtgtacactGCCCAAAATCTGCTGGATagcctccagctcacccacgaaTCCAAATGCGGGCAAGTGCGACAGAAAATGCACGGATGCATATTTGCTTATTTGTCCTGAATCATAAGGGTTCGAAATGATCTCTAAGAATGTCAATCGAGTCTGACCAGAGAGATGCCAAGGCTCCACACGTCCGCTCGGATGTCATAGTCGGGTTTGGTTGGATCAGGAGGGTCTATTCTCTCAGGCTGCAGGgataaaaacatacaaatatgaAACCTTGTATGAATTCAGATTGTTGGATTAAGTCAACAGGTTCGCACAATTTGATTTGTCACCACTTACCGCCATGTACGCAGCACAACCAGCGCTGCGAGTCTTTGCCTTAGAGTCGACAAGGCGTCCGCTGATGCCAAAGTCGCAGAGTTTGATCTGACCTTTCGCATCCAGGAGAATGTTGGAGGGTTTAACGTCACGGTGGATGACACCGTGCTTCTCTTTCAAATACAGCAAGGCTTTCACTATCTTGAGCGGAAACACATAGCGATGATTAAACCACAAAATGAAGGCAGCAATGTATTTTCTTGAATATAGGGCTGTGGCGATTGAATATTTTAAGAATCAATTATTTGACCGATTTTCATTATTCAACATCAATACGCATACAACATATTTTTGAGATGCCGGGATCATTTTTGTATACTTGGGACTGCCATCACTCTGTTGTATCTGTGACTTGCAAATGTGTGTTACTTTAAGAAAATGATCACAGCAAAGCTTTCCGGCAGAAATgttgcttttactttttttgtaataGAATTACTCCAGTTATTTAATCGTTGCAGCCCTACTTAATTGGCTCACTTACTGCAACAGTCATCTTTCCTAAGATTTGTTCTGGGATGGGGCCTTGGATTCTTTTCTTCAGCTTCTCAGCACACGTTCCCATTAGCTCCATGGCAATAAATACATCCGTCTGTAAAAGCAGGCCCATAAAAAATTGTAACATGTAGTCTGGCGGACATAACTGACAATGATGTTTTATTGGTGGCGTGGAACCACCAAAGAGAAACACAGCCATCATGCTTCAACGTGGAGTAAAACACccaaaattctttaaaaaaaattacattggcttaaaatatgaaatatacttttaggaatacagtgatcccgcgctatttcgcggttcgtttatcgtggctttggtgcatcgcggattttttcaaacatattcataaaaaaatatatatacagtgtatattttttttgaagtccgTAAAAAGTCCGCAAATGGTTCGCAAGAAGCAGTGAAAGTcggcaaaacaacagtgagtcacatagagcaacatatacagtacatgttgggtgagggggggctgagaagatgtaaggccatgtTGATTGGCTATGCATCATCTTTCTGTCTTAAGGTGGGTTATTCTTTTATCTTTAATCAGCGTcttaagtaataataataataatacattttattcttaTACATCTCATCTTACACaccacaataacaaaaatgtcacaaaaagtggcAGGTTGTTATCTAGTGGAAGATAATTACAAGTTTTGTTTGGGGGAGACCTTCAAGGTCATAAATATCAAACAATCAAACGAAAAACAGTATGTAGGGAAATAAGTCAGTGTGCCTTTTTGTGCTGCATGACGACACAATTTAGTGCACGCTGTGTATATCCTCAAACATGTAATAATTTTGCATTATTTCCTATGGAACAACTTGACAACCAGTGTCACAGAAGGGATTGTGTCGTATTTTGGAGGTTCCATTGTAGTCTTTGGAAGATACCCACATTGGTAACTATGGCACCGTAGCACTGAATTATATAAGGACAGTCATGACTTTTCAGCACCACGTCCAGGTCCATCAGGATCCTCTTGTTTTCATCCTTGTTTCCTGTTCGCCGCATTTgctaagaacacacacacacatttagatggctttcaaaatagaaagatgacaattcaaaacaaacaaattcctCTTGCCCCCCATgtcctaatatatatatatatatatatatatatatatatatatttttttttacgcacTGTGACAAGACTTGACAAAAAATGCTGTCAATGCCGAGTTCCAGAGTACAACACACCAATAATTTTGAAAATCGTACAATGGGTCCGCAGAAATATGCATTTTTACATTGGGGAATTTAGTTAGTGAATTTATTTGGTTTCGAGGATTTTAGAGGCATTTGAAGTGCtcatgccatttaaaaaaataaaataaaaattccaaagATGGAAGTCGCTAGTTAAGCTGGAAAAGTGACTAAATATAGCAACAATGTCACTAATTTGGCGACATTGAAGACAAGTCTTGCTGGCTTGTACCATCCCCGCAGGTGcatatcaaaataaaagtcaaatgaattttaacataaTAAAAACGGAGAGGGCTGGTCAGGAACTGCGCATGAGGCGAATGGAGCCTGGAGGCTATACTCCGGGTCTGGAATAGAACAACGGGGACAGTTGGGGGAAAGATAGCAAGTACAGGACGGTCTTACTTTGACTGCAATTACATGACCAGTTTTCTTGAATCGCACTTTGAAGACCTGCCCACAGGTCCCGCTGCCAATCTCCCCCTCATTGATCAAATCTGTCACCTCGGCCGGATACCTCTGGAGAATGACAATATGCACGTTATCAATGGATTGAACTGAACTTTTATGTACGGTTTTGCCTTGACTTGGTCAAAAACATGTCATTCTCATTCGCTTAACTCACCTGTCCGTCAATTTTAAGATAACCCGTTTGTTTCATGATCTCTTGCAATTTCTGGTcaatctctgcactgtggggaCAAATACAGACAAATACAATGCTTCCACATTAATGTAATGTAAGATTTGGACGCGCCAATGCATCGCGTGAGGGCCGAACGAACCAATTAATCGGACAAtattaataatttgaaaaatggcaaaaatctgCCTTTTTGCTAATTGCGGTTTGTTTAttgttctacacacacacacaatacaccccccccaaaaagctctAAACCAATACTAAAGGACAAAGTcatgtaaaacagtcaaatctTGTGCCTCTAACTCAAATCTTTATTGTAACCATTTTGAgagttattttattatatattatttcatGAACTAAATCGGTCACTGAATGGTTTATCAGAATTGTATAGAATTTACCGAATATTGGCGCGggcccaaaaaaagcaaaacatttaaataaataataatattggtCAGGAGTGTGCGTTTGCGAGCTCACATACTTCTCTAGACTCTTCTGTAGGCCGTATGGTGGAGTGGGGAGGGTGAGCATATGTCTGGGGCGACAGGGATGGTGCTGAGGTGAGCTCTCTGAAGATGATGAGCGGCTTCCTGCGTCATTGGCAAGGGGTAGCTGAAGGGCTGGTGCAGAGGGGAAATGATCACTAAGGGCATTCACACCAAAGGTCTGATTGTCAAACATTTCAAGTTGCCATTGTGCCATGATGcactggtgaaaaaaatatatggcaTGGAAAACCCCATTCCATTGCGGGATCTAGCTGTCCCGCTATTCTGTAGATTTTTGTGGGGAGAGTAACTAATTAGATCTAAAACTGTAGTTCTACTACAGACCATGAGATGACGACATAGTTTGAGATTGTGTACATCTGAAAGAAGAACGAAACAGGACGTATTGTATTTCAACGCAGCctgtttttattgttgaaaATTTTATGAATGCCATCAgctgtaatcctgctttttacaccTACACACAGTCAAGGTGAAATTTTAAGTACGGCAGTATTTTTGATGGACATCGGGGGTGTCCAACTCCAATCCAAAGTCGATTGCGAGGCATGGAGCGGGACATTTTAATTTAGGTGCCGCGGCTTTTAATCAGGTACACTTTCGCAGTTCTGCTATTTCTAAAGTGACATTCGTGTAAAGAGGATCGATCATGGTTGTAGGTTTGGATACTGTATTGTGATAGAATTACTCCGTCCCTAGATCTGTGAATAACCAGGGATGACTGTATCGCTGAAATAGCAATTGTTTTGCTAGTGCTGGCTTCCTCCATGACCAAGAAGCCGCGGgtgcgttttttttccaggaaccTGTTGAAGGAATACCGCTTAGTGAGGGGGAGAAGCGTTAGTAAGAGTGCATCTCCACAGTTTGGCCGGCTCCAGATTTGCGGGCACAGGCTGGACAGCCAGAAGAATGAGAATAggacacaaacaaaagacaagGTTGCAGGCGCTGTCCCCTGCAGGTGAGGAGTAACATTGGCCATAGCGCAGCTGGAAGTTAAGAGGACTTTTCAGTTAcaggcaaacaaacacaagagaGGAAGACGAGTGTTCACCGCACTCCGGGGGATGCTGGATTAGAAACTGTGTCAAAACACAATCAGACgctgccccccaaaaacaaaatgcgCCGTGCAGAAAAGCCGCATGCACTGTGCGATCTTCCTCCTCCAGCAAAACTTTAGGTTATTTGTCGGACATCCGCTTTTCGCACGCACAACACACGTACACGCCAATGCTGTCCTGCCACTCACTGACGCACAAAAAAGGGAGAGGAGAAGTGATGTAAAGATAGAAAGAGGGTATGATTTGAAGGGGAGGTGTCAATGGGccaactaaaaaataaaaaataaatacatcggcGGCCAAGGACGGGTCTCATCTTTCCAAGGGGGATGATcagtcataaaataaaaatatctagTAAATGAGCTGCCAACATCGTAATAATTATCCAgatttgtccaaaataaaaaaataaaaaataaaaaaggaacctCTCAAATATGGTAGGATTCAGGTTGCGAGTGTATGATGCAACGGGTTGCTTGTCGTCATATTTCATACATAACTTGTCAGTACTCTAAATGCAGCACTTCCTTCAATAATATATAGCTCTCCAATAACAGACAATTCGGTATGTATCCGATACATTTTACAGTGCAAATAATTCCGTTTAATTAGATTACGCCACATCTTTGAAATCAAACCCAATTTTCCGATTCAAATCATTCTTGTTATACCTGTTTGCGGTTATTGGGATtcacaaaaattacattttgacaaTTGAATAGGATTAATTCTATTACATGGGCTATGAGGATTTCCGTTAACTAGCATTTTGGCTTTTTCGGAACAGACTGTTCAATCTGAGAAGTTCCACTGTAGACTGCAATGAGGCACACATAGAAAAAGATACAGTAGTGCCTTGACTTAGTTTAATTCATTCTGTGACTATGCTCGTATCTCAAAACAGAGCTTTCTTGTGTTCAATTATCCATTGCTTAAAGTGTTGTAACTTGGGGTGATAATCAGAAAGTTCCCATTAATTCGATTACAAAAGAAGCGTTTGTCTGACAGTTCTGTGTGTTTGCAAGCAAACGACAATGAAACGCCGTAGCCTTTTAGCATACGATACAGTTTACATTCTTTTGCAAAATGGCATCGTTTGCTCACCATAGAAACAGGTAGCCCACACTTTGTGGGAAAGCAGCGTTGCATTGTGGGCTACCTGTTTCCATGGAGAACGTAAATAATGCT encodes:
- the map2k7 gene encoding dual specificity mitogen-activated protein kinase kinase 7 isoform X2, which produces MSSLEQRLSRIEEKLKQENEEVRRSMDLKIDMSPHRSHARPTLQLPLANDAGSRSSSSESSPQHHPCRPRHMLTLPTPPYGLQKSLENAEIDQKLQEIMKQTGYLKIDGQRYPAEVTDLINEGEIGSGTCGQVFKVRFKKTGHVIAVKQMRRTGNKDENKRILMDLDVVLKSHDCPYIIQCYGAIVTNTDVFIAMELMGTCAEKLKKRIQGPIPEQILGKMTVAIVKALLYLKEKHGVIHRDVKPSNILLDAKGQIKLCDFGISGRLVDSKAKTRSAGCAAYMAPERIDPPDPTKPDYDIRADVWSLGISLVELATGQFPYKNCKTDFEVLTKVLQEDPPLLPLSMGFSLDFQSFVKDCLTKDHRKRPKYHQLLEHSFIRRYEVLDVDVAGWFQTVMDRTESPRTSQCYSHHHQLHSSLFSR
- the map2k7 gene encoding dual specificity mitogen-activated protein kinase kinase 7 isoform X1, coding for MSSLEQRLSRIEEKLKQENEEVRRSMDLKIDMSPHRSHARPIIVIQLSPAPAPSQRAALQLPLANDAGSRSSSSESSPQHHPCRPRHMLTLPTPPYGLQKSLENAEIDQKLQEIMKQTGYLKIDGQRYPAEVTDLINEGEIGSGTCGQVFKVRFKKTGHVIAVKQMRRTGNKDENKRILMDLDVVLKSHDCPYIIQCYGAIVTNTDVFIAMELMGTCAEKLKKRIQGPIPEQILGKMTVAIVKALLYLKEKHGVIHRDVKPSNILLDAKGQIKLCDFGISGRLVDSKAKTRSAGCAAYMAPERIDPPDPTKPDYDIRADVWSLGISLVELATGQFPYKNCKTDFEVLTKVLQEDPPLLPLSMGFSLDFQSFVKDCLTKDHRKRPKYHQLLEHSFIRRYEVLDVDVAGWFQTVMDRTESPRTSQCYSHHHQLHSSLFSR